TCTCGGGGATCCGGTCAGCTCATGGACGCTGACCTGGACGTTCGCCAGTGGCCAGCAGGTCAGTCAGGCCTGGAACTCGACCGTTTCGCAGAGCGGCAGCCAGGTCACCGCACGCAGCGTCAGCCACAACGGAAGCCTCGCCACCGGGGCGAGCGCCTCGTTCGGCTTCAACGGGACGTGGAACGGCAGCAACCCGGTGCCGGCCAGCTTCGCCATGAACGGCACGACCTGCACGGGCGCGCCGTCGACCGGCAATCCGACCCCGACCCCCACCAATCCGCCGCCCAGCACCCCGCCCCCCACCAATCCGCCGCCCAGCACCCCACCGCCCAGCAACCCGCCGGGCAACCCGAACTGGGGACAGGGGCTGCCGCCGGCGGGGGCGCAGACCAGCCAGGCGTACGACCGGATCCGCAACGGGACCGACTACACGCCGCGCAGCGGCGAGTGCTCGACGGACATCCACGCGCGCTACTGGACGTACGGTCCCGACGGGAAGGTCTACCCCACCTGGCACCCGACCCGCGACTCGAGCGGGTGCAACTTCGGGCACGAGCACGGTGACGACCCGCGACCGTCCGACCTGTTCTCCACCGCCGGGTGGCCGGCCTTCGGCTACACCAGCGAGGTGATGGCGTCGACGCTCCCCGCGAGCAGTCAGCGGCACGAGGACCACGTCGGGCACAAGGTGCTGACGGTCAACAACGTCAATGTCATCCAGGGTGACAACGGCACCAGCTTCTTCCCACCGCAGGGCACCACCATCGCCGTCTGCGACGTGCTACTCAAGTTCCACCAGGGCACCCACTCGAAGGACGCCTTCACCAACAACATCCACGAGCTGATCTACAACAGCCGGTGCCAGCAGAGCAACGGCGGGGCGGTCACCGAGGCCAGGTTCAGCCTGATGATTCCGATCGGCCGGGCCGGCGGGTTCAGTCCCAGCGAATGCCCGGGCTTCGGCGGCCAGTTCATCAACGTCGGGCCCGCGGTGCCGGCGGACTCGCCGTCGGAGAGCCGGTCGCTCGGCCGTCTGATCACCGAGCCGGGTTGCGTGCAGGCGATCCGGGAGGGCCGTACCCACCGCGATCCGCTCTACCCCAACCCGGTGCCGTTCACGGTGTCCGACATGGACGACTTCTGGTTCTCCGACTTCCAGGTCACCGGTTCCGGGCTGAACTTCCGCCTTGCACCGCTGTTCTACGTGGTCAACCCGGCGCGCTACTACGACCCGGCCAAGCCCGACCGGCTGGGGCGGATCGTGGACCTGTGCTACACGGACCTCGCGGGTGGCGACTACTGTGACCAGGCTCGGCGGGTCACTCAGCAGACCGGGCAGCAGCTCGCCTGGGACGACTCGCGCTCGCCGTTCAAGGGCACCCTGCGGGAGTTCCGGCCGGGCTTCTTCGTGGTGCAGAACAGCGGCCCGAGCACGGTGTACACCGACGCGTACGGCCGCAACGTCTCCAGCACACCGTTCAACGGCTCGATCCAGCAGTACTTCTCGGGCAACTCCGCCACGCAGCTCTTCGTCCGAGGTGCGACGAGGGACTGGGGCGCCGATCACATCCACGCGCCGAACTGAGTAACCCCGCTGGTGGGAGGGCCTGCGGCGGAGACATCCGCCGTGGGCCCTCCGCCGTGGAGGCGCAGCGCCGGTCGACTGGGCGCCGGCAGGCGGTCAGGCGAGGCGGGTCATCCAGCCGTACGGATCGGCGGCCCGACCGTACTGGATGTCCATCAGCTGGCGACGCACCCGCATCGCCACCGAGTCGTCGGCGCCGGTCATCGGCGCGGTCACCTCGCCACCCTCCCAGACCAGCCGGCCAACCGGGGTCACCACGGCGCCGGTGCCGCAGGCGAAGACCTCGGTGATCGCGCCGGTGGCCGCGCCCTCCTGCCACTCCGAGATGGCCACCGGGCGTTCCTCGACCTCCAGCCCCAGCTCCTTGGCGAGGATGAGGATCGACCCACGGGTGACGCCCTCAAGGATCGTGCCGAGCTCGGGCGTGACGATCCGGCCGTCAGCGGTCACGAAGAAGAGATTCATGCCGCCGAGTTCCTCGACGTACCGGCCCTCCGCGGCGTCCAGGAAACAGACCTGCTCGCACTGATGCGCGGCCGCCTCGATCATCGGAGCCAGACTGGCGGCGTAGTTGCCGCCGCACTTGGCCTCGCCGGTCCCCCCGCGCGCGGCTCGGGTGTACGTCGAGGAAAGCCAGATCGAGACGGGCTTGACCCCGCCGGAAAAGTACGCGCCCACCGGGCAGGCGATCACCATGAAGGTGACCTCGTTGGCGGGGCGGACGCCCAGGAACGGCTCGGACGCGAACATGAAGGGCCGCAGGTAGAGGCTGTTCTCACCCTCCTGCGGAACCCAGACCTGATCGGCGGCGACGAGCCCTTCGATCGCCGCCATGAAGTCGGGCACCGGCAGCTCCGGCAATGCCAGCCGCTGCGCCGAGCGGGCGAAGCGCTCGCCATTGGCCGCCGGCCGGAACGACCAGATCGACCCGTCAGCGTGCCGGTACGCCTTCATCCCCTCGAAGATCTCCTGCGCGTAGTGCAAGACCGCCGCCGCCGGATGCATGGGTATCGGGCCGAACGGGATGATCTCGGAATCCTGCCAGCCGCCGTCCGGCGTCCACACCGCCCGCGCCATGTGGTCGGTGAAATGCCGGCCGAAGCCGGGGTCGGCCATGATCTCGGCCCGCCGCGTCGGGTTCACCGGGTTCGGGTTCAACTGCAAGGCAAACCGTAAACTCATGGCTGTTCCTCAATGCGTCGGGTGGCTCGTGCAGGATACCCGCGCTTCGCCGGTCAGCAGAGCCCGGCGCGGCTCGTCGTCACGTCGTACCACCTGGTCTTCACAATGGGCGGTGGTCAGGCGGGCGGACCCGGCAGGGCGCCGTTCGGTCTCCGCCAGAGTTCCTCGTCCTACGTCCCGTGCTCGAGGTCCGGGCGGTGCACCTCGCGGCGGTAGCCGCTGAGGGTCAACCCCAGGGCCGCCCGGAACTCGTTGGCCAGGTGGGCATGATCGGTGTAGCCGAGCTCTGCGGCGACCTCCGCCAGGCTCCCACTGGGTTCGGCGCGGAGCCGGTCGGCCGCCTCCTGGAGACGGCGCCGTCGGATCATCGCCACCGGCGACAACCCGACGTAGCGGCGAGCCAGTCGTTGCAGCGTCCGGACCGACACGTGCAGGTGCCCGGCCACGTCCCCGGCGGTCAACACCGCCGGGTCGGTGTCGATGATCTCGGCCATGGCGTTGGCCAACAGGGCCTCCGGGGAGGGCGCCGGGACGGTCTCACACAGCAGGTCGGTGAAGGCCTCGACGGCGTGGCGGTGACGGGCCTGCTGGTTCCCCGGGCCGGTCATCGCCCCGGACACCACAGCGTGCAGGGTCGGCAG
This is a stretch of genomic DNA from Micromonospora sp. WMMD1082. It encodes these proteins:
- a CDS encoding helix-turn-helix transcriptional regulator, which translates into the protein MPTFHRVAAPERVAALVRWFWIPEWRIAPGRSSRQHLISFPACNLVVEPHAVGFAGPTTRASHRDLTGTGWAVGALLRPAAVPAFTDDPTALRDSYRSMPLPTLHAVVSGAMTGPGNQQARHRHAVEAFTDLLCETVPAPSPEALLANAMAEIIDTDPAVLTAGDVAGHLHVSVRTLQRLARRYVGLSPVAMIRRRRLQEAADRLRAEPSGSLAEVAAELGYTDHAHLANEFRAALGLTLSGYRREVHRPDLEHGT
- a CDS encoding cellulose-binding domain-containing protein, translating into MTGGMAVSLTPAHAATGCGVTYSVDAQWSGGFTGNVTLTNLGDPVSSWTLTWTFASGQQVSQAWNSTVSQSGSQVTARSVSHNGSLATGASASFGFNGTWNGSNPVPASFAMNGTTCTGAPSTGNPTPTPTNPPPSTPPPTNPPPSTPPPSNPPGNPNWGQGLPPAGAQTSQAYDRIRNGTDYTPRSGECSTDIHARYWTYGPDGKVYPTWHPTRDSSGCNFGHEHGDDPRPSDLFSTAGWPAFGYTSEVMASTLPASSQRHEDHVGHKVLTVNNVNVIQGDNGTSFFPPQGTTIAVCDVLLKFHQGTHSKDAFTNNIHELIYNSRCQQSNGGAVTEARFSLMIPIGRAGGFSPSECPGFGGQFINVGPAVPADSPSESRSLGRLITEPGCVQAIREGRTHRDPLYPNPVPFTVSDMDDFWFSDFQVTGSGLNFRLAPLFYVVNPARYYDPAKPDRLGRIVDLCYTDLAGGDYCDQARRVTQQTGQQLAWDDSRSPFKGTLREFRPGFFVVQNSGPSTVYTDAYGRNVSSTPFNGSIQQYFSGNSATQLFVRGATRDWGADHIHAPN
- a CDS encoding branched-chain amino acid aminotransferase; translated protein: MSLRFALQLNPNPVNPTRRAEIMADPGFGRHFTDHMARAVWTPDGGWQDSEIIPFGPIPMHPAAAVLHYAQEIFEGMKAYRHADGSIWSFRPAANGERFARSAQRLALPELPVPDFMAAIEGLVAADQVWVPQEGENSLYLRPFMFASEPFLGVRPANEVTFMVIACPVGAYFSGGVKPVSIWLSSTYTRAARGGTGEAKCGGNYAASLAPMIEAAAHQCEQVCFLDAAEGRYVEELGGMNLFFVTADGRIVTPELGTILEGVTRGSILILAKELGLEVEERPVAISEWQEGAATGAITEVFACGTGAVVTPVGRLVWEGGEVTAPMTGADDSVAMRVRRQLMDIQYGRAADPYGWMTRLA